Genomic DNA from Bacterioplanes sanyensis:
GTTAGATTCAGTCCGTTGCGCAGGATCATAGCAGAAAGAAAAAGCGCTAAGTGGCGCTATTGTTCCGCTCAGAGGAACACAGCGTCAGTTTACAGCGTAAACATGCCGCCACAGACTGTCTACGTCCAGCCAACACCATGATTCTTCCACCAATAAGGTTCACCTCGTTATGCCTCCTATCCCACCACCTTTTCAAATAAAGGATGTCGAAGTCACTGACCGCAGCACCTCTTTTAAGGGCTTCTTCACCATTGAGCAGCTGACACTAAAGCACCGTACCTTTGACGGAGAATGGTTAGGGCCCTTTACTCGAGAGCTGTTTCGCCGGGGCGAAGCGGTGTGTGTATTGTTGTTTGACCCCAAGCGTCAGACGGTGGTGCTGACAGAGCAGTTTCGTGTTGGCGCCATCGATGATGAACGTTCGCCATGGTTGTTAGAGCTGGTGGCCGGCATGGTGGAAGACGGCGAAACATGGCAGCAGGTAGCCCAGCGAGAAACGCAAGAAGAAGCCGGCTGCCAGTTTTATCAGCTCATTCCCATCTGTGATTACTGGGTTTCGCCTGGTGGCTGCGATGAGCGTGTCATGCTCTACTGTGGGCTAATCGACAGTGAACAGGTAGGCGGTGTGCACGGCTTAGCGCAGGAACACGAAGACATTCGCTTGGTCACATTAAGCCTTGAAGAAGCCAAGCAAGCGCTGGCGGATGGCGTTATCAACAACGCCGCTGCCATCATTGCGTTGCAGTGGTTGCAGCTGCATCACAAACAACTACTGTCAGAACTGACGGACTGATTGGCAGCCATGACACTCCTTCGTTACTCTGCCGTCACACTTTGGGAGGCCTTAGGCGATGCGTAAGCGCTACGTACCGGATCTAACGCAGTTGGCCGCGCAGTGCGAAGCCAATTATTTGCGTTTGCAAAGATTGCTGCATAACGTCGACGAAGGCGATGTGCGCTGCTTTGCGCTGGAACCTAGCGGCACCAGTATTCGCATCCAGCTGGAGGAAGAACACCCGTACACCAGCATGCTCGATATTCGCCAAGCCGGTGAAACTGCGCAATGGATTACGCCACCGCAAATGAAAGTGCGGTTGTACCACGATGCCTCGATGGCGGAGGTGATACGCTTTCAGAATCAGCATCGCCTGCAGGGACGCTATACTTACCCGAACGATAAAATGCTGCTGCCCGATGAGAAATGGCAATTGAACAAGTTCCTGGCCGAATGGCTGGATCACTGCCTACAGCATGGTCGGTCACAAACTCAGCACCAATTTGCTCCGGCGCCGTGAGTTTGTGACCATGGTCTCACAGGGTTTACGGCACCACAGGTAAAGTTACACACTACAAAAAAACTAGGGATGAGGTGCCGCTTGTATACGTTACAGCAGTCGGGCTCATTAAAACTGATACAAATTACAGATACTCACCTCAATGAGCCCGAGGACGGTCACCTACTGGGCATGAAAACGCTGCACAGCCTTAATTGTGTGCTCGATCTGGTGCGCCAGGAACAGCCCCACATTGACGCCATCTTGGTCACCGGCGATTTGTCGCAGGACGGCTCACCTCGTTCTTACCAACATCTGCGCACCGCGTTAGACGCTTTTCCTGTGCCCTCTTTCTGGTTGGCGGGCAATCACGATGAGCGCAGTGCGATGCAAAGCGCCGATATTCCCGGTGACCACCTGATCCGCGTGGTGCGTTCTGCACACTGGCAAGTGGTTTTGATCAACAGCCAGGTGGCCGGCAAAGTATATGGACGCATCAGTCAAAGCGAGTTGGATTTTCTCGATCAGACACTGGCTGAACGGCCTGATTTACACAGCTTGGTGACGTTTCATCATCACCCAGTCGACATGGGCAGCCGCTGGATCGACACCATCGGCATTCGCAACGCCGACCAACTGCTTGAGGTGATCGATCGACACTCCCACGTGCGCTGCCTGCTGTGGGGTCATGTGCATCAGGAAAGTGACCAGGACCGCAACGGCGTGCGCCTGTTATCGACGCCTTCTACTTGCGTGCAATTCGCTCCTGGCAGCGAAGACTTTGCGGTCGATACCCTGGCACCCGGTTACCGCTGGTTAGAACTGCACGCAGACGGTCGGCTTGATACCGGCGTCAGCCGTGTCGAAGGCATCGACTTCGAAATCGATTATTCGGTTAAGGGCTACTGAGTGGCCCTCCCGGTCTGTCTTTATTTGCACGGATTTCTCAGCTCGCCGCATTCGCTCAAAGCGCAGCAAGTGCACGACTGGTACGAGCAGCATCACTGCCCGCATAGGCTAAGCATCCCCACCTTGCCATTTGCCCCTGAACAGGCCATGGCCGTTGCCGAAGCGGAACTGCAGCGCTTGCTTGAGGAGCATCCCAACACGCCCGTGCTGATCATCGGCAGTTCCTTGGGCGGCTATTACGCAACCTGGCTGGCTGAGCACTACCCCTGCAGCGCAGCGTTAATTAATCCCGCCGTACGTCCGTTTGATTTGTTCGCCGACTATCTCGGCCCTAACACTCACTTTCATACCGGCGAAGTGCACCATCTCGAGACTGAACACATTGACCAGCTGCGCCGGTTCTATTGCCCACAGCTGCAGTATCCGCAGCGCTGTTTATTGCTACTGCAAACGGGCGATGAAACTCTGGACTATCGCCTGGCGGCACACTATTACCGCAACAGCCCAGCCTGGTTGGAAGGCGGTGGCGACCACAGTTTCGTTAACTTCGTCCAACGCTTGCCCATGCTGATGCAGTTTTCGCAGCGCTAGGGCCCGGCTATACTCGCCTGCATTGCCTAATTCTTACTGCGCTTGGCGCAGTGGTTCCACCTTTGAGGTTGCTATGTCACAGCAGTACACCGCCCAATCCATTGAGGTACTGAGCGGACTGGATCCGGTACGCAAACGTCCCGGCATGTATACCGATACCACCCGGCCCAATCACTTGGCGCAAGAAGTGATAGACAACTCCGTGGATGAAGCCTTGGCCGGTCATGCCAGCAGCATTGAGGTCACGCTGCACGGCGACGGCTCCATGACAGTGCAGGACGATGGTCGTGGTATGCCCACCGATATCCACCCGGAACACGGGGTGTCCGGCGTAGAGCTGATTCTCACGCGCTTGCATGCCGGCGGTAAGTTCTCTAATGACAACTATCGTTTTTCCGGCGGCTTGCACGGTGTCGGCGTGTCCGTTGTGAATGCGCTGTCGACCATGTTGGAAGTTAAAATCTGGCGCGGTGGCGAAGTGCAGCGCATTGGTTTTAAAGACGGCAACAAAGCACTGGATTTGGAAGTCATCGACCAATGTGGCAAGCGCCGCACCGGCACCAGTGTGCGCTTCCTGCCCGACCCGCAATATTTTGATTCCGCTAAGTTTTCCATTCCGCGGCTGAAACATAATCTGCGGGCTAAAGCGGTACTGTGCCCTGGCCTGCGCATCAAGTTCAACGCCCCCAATGCCGAAGACAGCGCCGAATGGTTCTATGAAGACGGCTTGACCGATTACCTGCGCATCAGTGCCAGTGGCGAAACCGTGCTGCCAGCCGAGCCATTTACCGGCTCTATGTTGGGCGATACCGAAGGCGTCGATTGGGCCGTGCACTGGCTGCCAGAAGGCGGCGAACTGCTGCAAGAAAGCTACGTTAACCTGATTCCCACCGCCCAGGGTGGAACACACGTGAACGGTTTCCGCTCCGGTCTGCTGGACGCTTTGCGCGAGTTCTGTGAGTTTCGCAACCTGCTGCCGCGTGGCGTCAAGCTTACTCCTGATGACATTTGGGAGCGCTGTGCCTATGTGTTGTCGGCTAAGCTGGCGGACCCACAATTTGCCGGACAGACCAAAGAGCGCCTGTCCTCACGTGAGGCGTCGGCGTTTATTTCAGGCGTTGTTAAAGACGCTTTTGCTTTGTGGCTCAACCAGCACACCGCCGAAGCCGAGCACATTGCCGAGTTGGCCATTAATTCGGCGCAAAGCCGTTTACGCAAAGCGAAGAAAGTGGCCCGCAAGAAGATTACCCAAGGGCCAGCATTGCCCGGCAAACTGGCCGATTGCACCAGCCAGGACGGTCAACGCTCGGAGCTGTTTTTGGTGGAAGGTGACTCCGCCGGCGGCAGCGCCAAGCAGGCACGTGATCGTGAATTCCAGGCCATCATGCCGCTGCGCGGTAAGATCCTGAACACCTGGGAGGTAGAGTCGGGAGAGATTCTCGCCTCACAAGAAGTGCACGACATTGCTATTGCTCTTGGCATCGACCCCGCCAGCCATGAGTTGGATGGTTTACGCTACAGCAAAATCTGCATCCTAGCCGATGCCGACTCCGATGGCTTGCACATTGCTACACTGTTATGTGCGTTGTTTGTGCGCCACTTTCGCCCGCTGGTGCAGCAAGGCCATGTGTACGTTGCCATGCCGCCGCTGTATCGCATAGACGTTGGCAAAGACGTCTATTACGCATTGGACGAGGCTGAGAAGCAGGGCATACTGGAGCGCATTAAGGCAGAGAAAAAACGCGGCAAGGTCAATGTTCAGCGCTTTAAAGGCTTGGGCGAAATGAACCCCATGCAGCTGCGCGAAACCACCATGGATCCCAACACCCGTCGCTTGGTACAACTGACGTTGGATCCGGAAGATGGTACCGACGAGCTGATGGACATGCTGCTGGCGAAAAAGCGCGCCAGTGATCGCAAAGGCTGGCTGGAGCAACGCGGTAACGAAGTGGAGATTGCTTGATACGGCCAATCCCCACTACAGGACGTCTTGGGGATGCAAATCAAAGCAATCATCTTAGCAGCCACCCTATGGCTGCTAACGGCACCCGCCAAAGTTCAGGCAGAACCAGCCCAGGTTCTGCTGCTGCTGTCTTACGACCCGATGTTCCCCACCAGTCACCTGATTGTCGACACCGTTCGCCACACTCTAGAGTCAGAATCACAGCAGCCGCTGCAACTGCACGTCGAGTTCCTCTACAGTAAACACAACAATAACGCTGAATACCTAGCCAAAGCGCTAGAGCTACTGAAGATGCGCCGACCGCTGGCGCACTATGATCTGATTATCACCGCCGATGACAACGCCCTTCGTTTGGTTCACTACCACGCCCGTCCCCACCTGAATAACACGCCGGTGGTGTTTCTCGGCGTCAATGACGCCAACCTGATCCGTTTAGTGCGTGGCAATGGCGGTTATACCGGCCAGTTTGAAGGGTTGCCCGGCGCCGAATTTATGGCCTGGTATCGCACCTTTTTTGCCGAACAGACGCTGCGTGTGATCGCCGATGGCAGGCCCACCAGCCTTGCTGATTTGGAGCAAATCAAAGCCGCCAGCCGTGGCGTTGGACAACCGATCAACATACTGTCGCTCACCAAACTCAGCTGGTCAGAGCTGGCCCAGCAGCTGGATGCCAACACCGACCCAGTACTGCTGCTTTCTAGCTATCGCGACCGTTTAGGCGAGAACAAGACCTTTCCTGGCGCATTGCGGTTTATCAGCCACACCACCGCAGCGCCGCTGTTGCATGTGTATCGCCACGGCATTGGCCGAGGCATCATCGGCGGCATTGTGGTGGACCATCGTCAGCACGTGCGCCTAGCCGCCCGCCAAGCCTTACAGGTGTTAGCTGGCCAGCGGATCAATGACATCGACGTCAACTGGAGTACACCGGCAGTGCCATTGGCTGACAAGGCGCTGTTTGCTCAATACGGTTTGAGTGCCCAGCTGATGCCAGAAGATACCTTGTGGCTTAACGATGAACCATCCGCTTGGCTGCAGTTGCATCAGCTGCTGTTGTTCGCGGCGGCGGCGATGCTGCTGTTTATCGCGCCCTTGTTTTGGCTGTGGCTTAAATGGCAACAAAGCCGTTTGCGTGACCAACAGCACCGCCGGCAACTGCAGTCCTTGCAACAAGCACTGGATGCAGTGCCCGATATCGTCTTTATCAAAGACAGCGCCGGCCACTATCGTTTTTGCAATGCCGCCACCGCTCAGTTCCTCGGTCAGACCGCAGAGCAGCTGGAGGGTGTCAACGATCGTGAGCTGTTTACCGCAGAGCAAACCGCGGAAATCCAACATGTCGATCGCTCCGTCATCGACGGCCAGCAGCGACGCACACTGGATGAGTGGATACAGGATTCCAGTAGCCGCTTGGCGTTGCTGCAAACCACCAAAACCCCACTGCTCGACGAGAGCGGCGCTGTTGCTGGGCTGATCGGCGTTGCCCGCGATATCACCGAGCTGCGCAAGACCCAGCAAAGCTTGGAGCACATGGCCCACCATGACGGCCTCACCGGCTTGCCCAATCGCACCTTGCTGTATCAACGCCTGACGTACGCTCTGCAAATGGCGCAGCGCAATTCAGAACAGATTGCCGTGGTGTACGTCGACTTGGACCGCTTTAAAGACATCAACGACACCCTCGGACACGCCATTGGCGATTTACTCTTGCGTGATGTCGCCCAGCGTTTGCACAGCAATGTGCGTGACTCCGATATTTGCTCGCGCCTGGGTGGCGATGAGTTTGTGGTGATTCTGACGCAGGTGGACGATCCGCAGCACGTCAGCGACAAGTGCCAGCAGCTGCTGCAAGCATTGGCACAGCCGTATAGCCTGCAAGGGCATTTGCTGAGCGTTAACGCCAGCATCGGTGTGAGTATTTTTCCGCGCCACGGTGAACACATCGACGAACTGCTGCGACACGCCGACAGCGCATTAAGTCAGGCCAAGTCGCAAGGCCGCAATCGCTGCTGTATGTACGATGCCAGCAGTGACGATGGGCAATCCAAGCGCGCTAACCTGGAGCAGGACTTGCGCCAGGCCATCCAACAGCAACAGCTCACACTGGTGTATCAACCACAGTTTCATGTCGGTGAATCCGCTCCACGACGGGTCGAAGCGTTGTTGCGCTGGCCACATCCGGTGCATGGCCACATTACTCCGAACGAATTTATTCCGCTGGCCGAAGCCACCGGTCTGATGGCCGATATTGGCTTGTGGGCATTGGAAAATGCCTGTTTGCATTTTTTACACTGGCGCCGCAACGGCTTGGAGTTGGAGAAGCTGGCGGTGAATGTGTCTGCCATTCAAATTGATGGTCACTTTGCCCGCCGTATTCAGCAGATACTGCAATCCTTGCAATTTGATCCCCACTGGCTTGAGCTGGAGGTGACTGAGTCGCTAATGATGAGCAGCACCACCGAAGTGGCCCGGCAAATCGAGGTGCTGCAAGCCATGGGAGTGGAGTTTGCTATCGATGATTTTGGCACCGGTTACTCGTCTCTCAGTAAGATCAAAGCCATGCCGGTCAAAGCGTTGAAGATCGACCAGTCATTTGTCGCTGGCATCAACTCCGACCCCAACGATTACGAAATCGTGCGTGCCATTATCTTGATGGCCAGCAGCCTGAACATGTTGGTCATCGCCGAAGGTGTGGAAACCGCAGACCAAGCCGAAGCCTTGCAGCGCTTGGGCTGCGAATGGATGCAGGGCTATTTTTTCAGTCATCCCCTCGACAGCGATACCCTGTTTAACCAATACCGCCGCTGATTCAGCCTGGGTTCAGCCGGATTTTCTATCATGCTGCCCGTTTGCGCAGACTTGCGCAAACACACAGCGCCGGCCTCCACCGGCGACACATCCGTCATTATGGCGCTGCGTAGCGCCAGTACAGAAAGAGCATTTATGCGACTGATATTTCTCCTGCTGAGCTTGGCCAGCGTCGGTTGCGCACGACTGGATCAGGTTCAATTTGGCAGCCTCGACCAAAGCGCAGGCCAACTAACGCCTGTCAGTTTTGCCGTCAACGAGCTGGGTCTGGACATGGCCGCTGGCGCCGAAATTGCCCGCCAGCTGAGCAGCGGCCAAGCCTCACAAGACTTGCAAGCGCTGCGCGATATTCTGGCACTGATCAATATGGGGCCACGCACCGGCAACCCAGTATTTGATGACAGTTACAGCGATCACATTCTGGCCAGCATTCTGGCGCAATGCCCCAGTGGCCAGCTGACAGGCCTGCGTTCTATTCGTGAGGGCATTGCCTACGGTCCGGTGTCGGGCGAGGTGGTGCGTATCGACGGTTTTTGTATTCATCCGCGGAGTTAATTGGTTATGAAAGTGTTGTTCACCGCTGCTTTGTTGGCGTTACTGAGTGGCTGCGTCAGTCTCAACTCGATCTCGATGACGCAAGTGCCCCAACAACGTCAAAACGAAGTATCCAGCCAAGCCGACCATTGGTCACTGCTAGGGATTGCGTTTAATAATGACTTTGCTGACCAGGCCATGGCAGATCTGCAACAGCAGTGCGTTGGCGGCAAGTTAGAAGGCGTCTACACCAAGTATCAAAACACTCTGTATTTTTTGATTTTGCAGCGTGAGGTGATCGTCAGTGGTTATTGCAACCGGGGGTGATATGCGCATTTTCAGTTTGGTAATCGCCCTGCTGTTGCTCGGCGGCTGCACACACTCGGTGCACCTGCATCATGTCAGCGACGTCGAGCCCACCCTGGGTCAGCAGCCAGCCACAACCTTGGAAGCCAGTGGCGAGCAAAGCGTAGTGCTGGGTTTTGCCTTCGACACTCAATACGCCGACGACGCCCGTCGACAATTACTGCAGCAATGCCCAGGCAAACTGACGGCGATCAGCACACGCTATTCGACCAGCCACGGCTTTTTGCATTGGACCAATCGCATTCATTTGACTGGCCTATGTGTTAACCCGGCAGCGGAGTAAATTCGTCCTCGTCGCCTGGGACCACCGCAAAGCGTCCCTCGCGCCAATCCTGCTCGGCCTGGGCGATGCGCTCGCGACTGTAAGCCACGAAGTTCCAACGGATGTAGGGCACTTCGTGGTAGCGATCACCGCCCAGCAATACCAACCGCGTATAATTCTGTGGCGCTAGCACTTCATCACCCTCCAGCAGTACAAAGTCTCCCGCGCTGTAGTGATCATCTCCCACTGCTACCGAGCCCTGCTGAATGTAAACGGCTAGTTCCTCAGCACCGCTGGGCAACTCGATGCGCTCGCCGGCGGCGCTGATCACGTCCAATAAAAACATCGGTGCATAGGTTCTCACTGGCGAGGTCAAACCGTACGCTTCGCCCGCCACCAAACGCATGTAGGTATTGCCTTGATAACGATGTGGCAGCGCTTGCTTAGCCACATGTTGAAATGATGGTGCGATTTCCGCCTTCTCCGGCGGCAGCGCTAGCCAGAACTGCAAGCCGTTAAGCTCGTGCTCGCCGGCGCGCACCTCCAGTGTTTCGCGCTCAGAGTGCACAATGCCGCGGCCGGCGGTCATCCAGTTCACTTCACCGGGAAAAATTTCCTGCACATTGCCCAAGCTATCGCGATGCAACATGCTGCCAGAGAACAGATACGACAGCGTCGCCAGACCAATATGCGGGTGTGGCCTGACGTTTATGCCCTGACCCGCTTCAAACTGGGCTGGGCCCATGTGATCCAGAAAGATAAAGGGACCGACCATTTTCTTTGCCCGATTGGGCAGGATGCGATTAACACTGAAACCGTCCAGATCTTTTTTATCGCCTTCGATACGAGTCGCCATCGGTTGTCTCCAAAGTCCATGAATGCGCCTGACCGGCTTCGCGGTATCGGCGCTTTGCTACCACATTGCTCAGCAACAGCCCTGTAGAGTCTAGTACCGGCGCCAATTGCGTGAGCCTCTGCTCATTATCGATGCACAACAAAGAACAAAAATTGCAATGTTTCGCCACTTTCATTCCAGTATTTCGAATTTATGCCACCGCCACCGCGTGAGATGGTTGTTCCGCTGCGGGCTGTCGTTCACAATCACTGTCTTTCCATACAGCAGTCAGCCACACGCTCATGACGGATCAAATCAGTTACACCGACGACGGCGTCGAACGCCAGTCTTTGCGCCAATACACCGAGAGCGCCTACCTCAATTACTCCATGTACGTGATTTTGGATCGCGCCTTGCCGCACATTGGTGACGGCATGAAGCCGGTCCAACGCCGTATCGTCTACGCCATGAGCGAGCTGGGGCTGAAAAACACCGCTAAGTACAAAAAATCGGCACGTACCGTGGGCGACGTGCTGGGTAAGTACCACCCGCACGGCGACAGCGCTTGTTATGAAGCCATGGTGCTGATGGCTCAGCCGTTTTCCTATCGCTATCCGATGATTGATGGCCAGGGCAACTGGGGCGCGCCGGACGACCCAAAATCCTTCGCGGCAATGCGTTATACCGAAGCCAAGCTGTCACCGTTTGCCGATGTGTTGTTGTCCGAGCTGGGCCAAGGCACCGTCGACTGGCAGCCCAACTTCGATGGCACCCTCGATGAGCCCACCACCTTGCCAGCGCGCTTACCCAATGTATTGCTGAATGGCACGACGGGCATTGCCGTGGGCATGGCCACCGACATTCCGCCGCACAATGTGCGCGAAGTCGCCAGTGCCTGTATTCGCTTGCTGGACGAGCCCAGCGCCGATATGGACGCATTGTGCGAGCATATCCAGGCGCCAGATTTCCCCACCGACGCTGAAATCGTCACCCCAAAAGACGACATTCGCAAACTCTACCGCACTGGCCGCGGGTCGATAAAAATGCGCGCCGTGTACGAAGTCGACGATGGTGAAATCATCGTCACGGCGCTGCCGCACCAAGTTTCTGGCGCGCGCATTCTGGAGCAAATTGCCCAGCAAATGCAGGCGAAGAAACTACCGCTGGTGACGGATCTTCGAGACGAATCCGATCATGAAAACCCGACTCGTCTGGTGATCGTGCCGAAGTCCAATCGAGTGGACTGCGAAGCGGTGATGGCGCACTTGTTTGCCACCACCGACCTAGAGAAAAACTACCGCGTTAACATGAATGTGATTGGCCTCGATGGCCGTCCACAGGTCAAAGACCTGCGCACCATGTTGGTGGAGTGGCTGGAATATCGCACCGGCACCGTACGTCGCCGGTTACAGCACCGCTTGGACAAGGTGCTGGCGCGCCTACACATTCTTGAAGGTATGTTGGTCGCCTTCCTCAACATTGATGAGGTGATCCACATCATCCGCACCGAGGACGAACCCAAGTCGGTGCTGATGCAACGCTTTGGGGTCAGCGAGACGCAAGCTGAGGCCATCTTGGAGCTGAAGCTGCGCCACCTCGCCAAGCTCGAAGAGATGAAGATTCGCGCCGAGCAGGATGAGTTGTCACAAGAACGCGACAAGCTGGAGAAGACCCTTGGCTCGGATCGGCGTTTAAAAACACTGATCAAAAAAGAACTGGCCGCCGATGCCGAAAAATACGGCGATGACCGTCGCTCACCAGTGGTGGTGCGCGGCGAAGCCAAAGCCTTCAGCGAAACCGAGTTACTGTCGTCCGACCCTATTACCGTGGTGCTGTCACAAAAAGGCTGGATACGCGCCGCCAAAGGGCACGACATCGATGCCAGCAGCCTGAATTACAAAGCCGGTGACGGCTATCTGGCCAGTGCCAAAGGCCGCAGCAATCAAAACGCCATGTTTATTGATTCCAGCGGCCGCGCTTACAGTCTGGCGGGGCATACTTTGCCCTCGGCTCGTGGTCAGGGTGAACCTCTGACTGGACGGCTAAACCCGCCGTCTGGCAGTGAGTTTTTGTCGGTGCTGATGGGCAATGACAACGACCACTACTTGCTCAGCACCGACGCTGGTTATGGCTTTATCGCCCACATCAGTGACTTGTTCAGTAAAAACAAAGCGGGCAAATCGCTAATCACCGTGCCCGACAATGCCCGTATTCTGGCCCCGGCCGCAGTCACGGACCCAGCGCAACAATGGATTGCAGCGGTGACCAACGAAGGGCGCCTGTTGGTCTTCCCGGCAGCCGATTTGCCGTTAATGGCGCGCGGAAAGGGTAACAAGATGATCAACATCAGCGCCGCGCGTGCCGCTTCCCGCGAGGAGTTAATGATTGCTGCCGTCGCCTTCAGTGACACCGATGTCATTCAAGTGCAAGCAGGGAAGCGTCACATGAAACTGAAGTTTGCCGACCTTGAGCATTACCAAGGAGAGCGCGGACGCCGAGGCAACAAACTGCCGCGTGGTTTCCAGAATGTGGACGCCATGATAGTCCTGCGCTCAGACGACGAATGTGTCTGATCGTTTTTGATTGGCAGCCAAGCAAGCAGCTGTTACTGGCCGCCAATCGCGATGAGTTTTATCAGCGTCCGGCGGCGGCCATGCACATCTGGCCAGAGCAACCAAGCATTCTGGCCGGCCGCGATTTGACCCAAGGCGGTACGTGGTTGGGCATCAATCGCACTGGTCGTATCGCCATGCTGACCAATGTCCGCACCCCAGACCCTGCGCCCGAACAGCCGCGCTCACGCGGTGAGCTGGTGCTGCAGTTTTTGGCCGGTTCGGCGGAGCCGCAGGATTATCTGGCCGAGATTGACGGCGCCCACTACGGCCATTTCAATTTCATCTGTGGCGACCTGTCGCAGCTGTGGTACTTCAGCAACCATGGCGGCAACGCTGCCACTCAGATCACTGCCGGCATTCACGCACTCAGCAATGCCCAACTCGATACCCCCTGGCCAAAAGCCGAGCTGGCGAAACAGCAGCTGCGAGACTGGTCATCGACCGAACTGCCGCTTGGCTTGTTAAACCGGCGCCAACCGTTCGCCGATGAAATATTGCCCAACACTGGCGTTGCCCAAACGCTGGAGCGTCAGTTGTCCGCCCAGCATATCCACATTTCCGACCACTACGGCACGCGCTGCCAAACGGCGGTGAAGCTGCTGCCACAAGACGTATGGATTGCTGAACAAGGGTTCGATAATCTGGCCCAAGTCACGCACCAATGTCAGTGGCACTGGTCGCTCTGATTTCGCTGTTTGCGTCAATAAGTCAGCACTTTTCTCGAAAGTTTCCGATCGCCAGACAACTGCTTGTTTTTGCTTAACAAACTCGAAAGAAGCAGAAACATCAGTTGCATTCGTTTACAAAAATCCTGTTACAAGCGCGCCAATCAAATCACACTTTTTAGCATCTGCGTCCATACTTTATGGCATGAAGATACAGCCTTCCGCCCAGCGTCATTCCAGCTCTGCGATTCGCGCCACCGGCATCATTGCCTTGGTGTGTATGGCACTGTTGTTTGCTGCCTTGGCGGCCAGCATCAATACCAAGCCTTACATGCCGCCAAACGTGGCGCAGCGCTACATGGAGCATTGGCTGATTGAGTCGTCGCGCCAAGTAGCAGGCGAAGTGCGGCTGAAGCATGTGCGTGCCATTGAGCCGTTTTATCTGCGCCGCGATTACCAACCCGTGTGGA
This window encodes:
- a CDS encoding pirin family protein, whose product is MATRIEGDKKDLDGFSVNRILPNRAKKMVGPFIFLDHMGPAQFEAGQGINVRPHPHIGLATLSYLFSGSMLHRDSLGNVQEIFPGEVNWMTAGRGIVHSERETLEVRAGEHELNGLQFWLALPPEKAEIAPSFQHVAKQALPHRYQGNTYMRLVAGEAYGLTSPVRTYAPMFLLDVISAAGERIELPSGAEELAVYIQQGSVAVGDDHYSAGDFVLLEGDEVLAPQNYTRLVLLGGDRYHEVPYIRWNFVAYSRERIAQAEQDWREGRFAVVPGDEDEFTPLPG
- the parC gene encoding DNA topoisomerase IV subunit A produces the protein MTDQISYTDDGVERQSLRQYTESAYLNYSMYVILDRALPHIGDGMKPVQRRIVYAMSELGLKNTAKYKKSARTVGDVLGKYHPHGDSACYEAMVLMAQPFSYRYPMIDGQGNWGAPDDPKSFAAMRYTEAKLSPFADVLLSELGQGTVDWQPNFDGTLDEPTTLPARLPNVLLNGTTGIAVGMATDIPPHNVREVASACIRLLDEPSADMDALCEHIQAPDFPTDAEIVTPKDDIRKLYRTGRGSIKMRAVYEVDDGEIIVTALPHQVSGARILEQIAQQMQAKKLPLVTDLRDESDHENPTRLVIVPKSNRVDCEAVMAHLFATTDLEKNYRVNMNVIGLDGRPQVKDLRTMLVEWLEYRTGTVRRRLQHRLDKVLARLHILEGMLVAFLNIDEVIHIIRTEDEPKSVLMQRFGVSETQAEAILELKLRHLAKLEEMKIRAEQDELSQERDKLEKTLGSDRRLKTLIKKELAADAEKYGDDRRSPVVVRGEAKAFSETELLSSDPITVVLSQKGWIRAAKGHDIDASSLNYKAGDGYLASAKGRSNQNAMFIDSSGRAYSLAGHTLPSARGQGEPLTGRLNPPSGSEFLSVLMGNDNDHYLLSTDAGYGFIAHISDLFSKNKAGKSLITVPDNARILAPAAVTDPAQQWIAAVTNEGRLLVFPAADLPLMARGKGNKMINISAARAASREELMIAAVAFSDTDVIQVQAGKRHMKLKFADLEHYQGERGRRGNKLPRGFQNVDAMIVLRSDDECV
- a CDS encoding NRDE family protein, which gives rise to MCLIVFDWQPSKQLLLAANRDEFYQRPAAAMHIWPEQPSILAGRDLTQGGTWLGINRTGRIAMLTNVRTPDPAPEQPRSRGELVLQFLAGSAEPQDYLAEIDGAHYGHFNFICGDLSQLWYFSNHGGNAATQITAGIHALSNAQLDTPWPKAELAKQQLRDWSSTELPLGLLNRRQPFADEILPNTGVAQTLERQLSAQHIHISDHYGTRCQTAVKLLPQDVWIAEQGFDNLAQVTHQCQWHWSL